One window from the genome of Amaranthus tricolor cultivar Red isolate AtriRed21 chromosome 9, ASM2621246v1, whole genome shotgun sequence encodes:
- the LOC130823272 gene encoding uncharacterized protein LOC130823272, whose amino-acid sequence MTIQPNLFERIIEAQQEEPEIIELIIRIQRKETEAFEVGEKGELRMNERLCIPDNIELKEEILKEGHQGMFHLHLGRDKMIEELRKLFWWKGMRKDVAEFESRCLICQKVKFERQKSSGLLQPL is encoded by the coding sequence atgactatacaaccaaATTTAttcgaaagaattatagaagcacaacaagaagaACCCGAGATAATCGAGTTAATCATTCGAATTCAAAGAAAAGAAACAGAAGCATTTGAAGTGGGTgagaaaggtgaactaagaatgaacgaGAGATTATGTATACCAGACAATATTGAGCTGAAAGAAGAGATATTGAAAGAAGGACACCAGGGAATGTTTCACTTACACCTCGGTAGAGacaagatgattgaagaattaagaaaactattttggtggaaaggtatgagAAAAGATGTAGCTGAATTTGAATCTCGGTGTTTGATTTGCCAaaaggtgaaatttgaaaggcagaaaagttctggactacttcaaccactaTAA